The DNA sequence CAGACCTGGAGCCAAGGCCTCTTGACCGTGGAGTTAGGGTGGATGGGGAGAAGTTGCAAGTAAAAATCAGCAACCTACTCCAATGGGCTGGGGCACAAGTGCCTACCCACCAATACGAACCACATTCCCCAGCCTGGTGTGCCCTTAGCTGTGCTCCACCCTCAGAAAGACCTGCTCAAAGGCCACAGCAGATCTGTGTAAAGGGATTGCTGACCCCACCCACATGGCTTGGAAGAACACAGTTCTGAACTCTGCCTCGGAAGGAAAGGGCAAGGCTAAGAACGTGAGCCAGGTTCCTGCTGGGATTAAGGGCTGCTGGGCAGCAGGGAgaaggggctggggctgggcagCAGGCTGAGAAGACTGAGGCAACCAGGAAAGGCACATCCACAGAGAAAGAGGAGAGTACCCTGCAAGAAGAGACCTGGAACTAGGTACttccaggaaggaagaaagagggaaagatggGAGTCTCTCCTGAGCAGCACCCAGGAAGGCACTGGGAGGAGAGAGCATGAGAGGGCTCTGGCTGTGTGCTAACTGTTGTCTCCCGCTTCATTTCAAGGGGCTGATACATACAGTCAGCTCAAGGCCACTTTCTGTGGCTGGTGGCAGTGGCCTGCAAGCTATTCTTTTGACCCCCAAACTATAACACATTTTGCcgtggctattttggagatgggggtctcacgaactatttttctaggcttgcctcaaaccacaatcctcccagtcttacCCTCCCAACCAAACTCTTCTCTTGTCCCTCAGGTAAGTGTGGGAAGAGGAACAGGGGGTGAATCCCTAGGAGACACCATACTGTCCCCAACCACAGATGTCATGGGAAGGGTAGCACAGGAATCTCACCTGCTTCTTGCTgcggccacacacacaccacctatAGGTTTTTCCAGCCACCAGCTCCACCTTGATGGGCTTTTTCAGGGCCACCACGGGTTTTGCTGGGGTTTTGGGGAACCATCGGGCCTGTGGCCATGGAAAATGAGGAGTTCAGAGTCAGTCCAAGCCCTTGAAGCACTTTCCCCCCCCCCTGTAGCCTGGCCCATTTTCCCATTTGTCCAGGAGTGGAGTGACAGGCTTCTACGGAAGGCTGTCCAATGCCACCCAGCAAGACGACCACCACACCAGGATACCCTATGCACCCTGACCTTTAGAGAGAAAGGATTTCATGACTCAGGTTTCAGGGTCCAGCTGCCTTCCTTCAACCTGGCTCTTATCTAGGTGCTAGGGGGCCGGGCTTGCTTATCAGGCGGAAGTGTCAGCGCAGAAGCTTGGCTCCCTACCCCAAGGTGCCCTGTGGGACCATCCCACATCCACTAGAGCCAGTGGGGTAGCAGGAGGCAAGCTCTGGGGGCTGGAAGCAAGGCTGTCCCTTTCTGGTTTCATTGTCGGGCCTTTGCCCTTGAAGTCTCTACAACAGGGAGACTtgtgagggaaggaggggatgccTGGGGTTCTTACCAGCCAGGAGGAGATGTCCCGCCGCTGGCATAGCTTCCACCAGGCACGTATGCAGACAGAGATGGttttggaaacaaaacaaaatcagtgGAGGGGAGGACGCCGGAAGCCCATGTAGGAAGAGGCAAAAGGGACACAGGGGACGTGAGGCTGCAAAGCCTCAGGCGGCGCGGGGACTCGGGGACCGCCCGGCCTGCAGAGGAGCGGAGCTTGGGAAGAGGCCTGGCTGGGGTCGGTGACCGCGGGCCGCGAGAGGTGGAAGCCGGAGGCCCGGGGCCCCGCGCGGGGAGAAGGTCGAGGGTGCTCACCCAGGCTCCGCGCACGGCCACAGCCCGCAGACTCGCTTCCACACCGCGCATGGCCGCCGCGCCGCGGGTCACTCTTCCTCTCCGCTCCGCCCCCTGCCCGTCGGGCCCGGCTCGGCCGGGAAGACGCCGCTCGGCCGCGCGCGGGTGGGGCTGGGCCCGGCGAGCCCGGAAGGCCGGTAGGTGCCGCAGGAACCCCCGCGCGGCCCTGGGGTGCTCCGGATCTCCCCGCAGTCAAGGGCAGTGTTTCTAAAAGGGCACGCGATGTGGGGCCATCGCATCACTTTAAGAGGCCCCGCGCCCCGCCCGACGTCTGCGTCTTGATCTGCACCCTACTCTTCCAAGTGCTGAAAAAGAGAGGACACCGAGCACACCCCGCCCTCCGCCAGGCAGGCCACCCTCCTTCCTTCGAAAAAACCAGAcaaagcaggatttttttttttttttgtaaaacattCTTTTATTAAAAGAACAAGTGCTGTTTACGAACTGCCCTTCGTACAAATAACATCCCTTATACAAAGATACAAGATCCGGGTTATGCACAATTCCAGGCTTGGAGGTGGCAGGGGGTGGGGCATTGCCTTTTGGGCTGAGGATATAAAGgttttagaaaaaatgaaaaaggagccCCTGGGATTGCAATCTGTGGCTTCCCCTTCCCTGCTCCCTAGGGAGGGTCTGCTACATGGAAACAGGTTGGGATGGCAGGGCTTGGGTTTCTAGTCCCACCACCCAAATTCCAAGTTGGGTTGGAGAAAGTGAACTAAGAAGAATGAGGATATCTTGCGGTACCCCACTCATCAGTAGATCAAAACAAAGCGGCCTCATGAGGCGCTAGACATGTTTTCAATCCCAGTTGATCTAGCTGGAGCGAGCCAGGGCCACTAGCCCACCTTCCTCCGGATTCCCGTTGGGAGTTACTACCATCCCTCCCACCAGGTACCTCTTCCTGGGAAAATAAGctgggataaaggagaactgaGAGCAAGCTATCTACCCCTCACACTGGTCTCTCTTAAATCTGTCAGCATCTCCAGTATGGGAAAGGGAATTGTGAAGGTTACCCCTTTTTGGAACTGGCCCTTCTTACCAAGTCTGGGGTGGGCACTTCCCTAGGTCTCAGCAGAGGAAATGGAAGGGGTTCTCATCAGCCTGAAGGACAGGGTACCTAGAGGCAGCAGTAAACTCAGGAGCCTGAGGGGAAATCCCACAAGTGGggtaaaaaattgttttaaaaaggcaaCCCTTAAAGTGTCATAATCTATGGAGAGGATCCAGTCAGCTCTGAGCTAAGACAGTGCTACACAGACACCCTCCCACCCTGGGCATAGCCCTGCATTCATGCCATACATTCACTCACACAGGGGTGGACAGCCAGTCACACACAGGTCACGTAGTAGGGCAAAGGGGCTTTGAACCAGGAGGCCAGTTGCTAAAGCTGGTCCCAGCTCTGCACTGTCTGCCCCTCCTAGGCTTGGAGCTGTCATCTGTGAAGCCAGGAGCTGGCTCCAACCCCTAAAAACAGGTCCCCTCCAGCTATGACACTCACCCACTAGCTATGACTCTTGACCACATGAGTTCAGCAATGCACACCCACTCATGTCCCCTCACACAGGGTGGTGACACACCAAGCTCCACTCATGCGTTTTCAAGCCCCACTTCCGCTCTGCAAACcacatccttcccctcccctaGACTGACAGCTCCACAAATCTGCATCCTTCCCACTCCCCACTCAAGTTCATTCTCAAAGAATGGACTGAAGCTGTGATTGAGGTCATTATAGCCATCCTTCTGCCTTGGTATCCTGCTCCCTCCAGAGGATCTTCAGTTTTCCTATGATTAAGGTTCACCAGAAGAGTCAGTACCTCTCTGAATGCTGCCAGTGTCAACAGCAGCACTAACATATGCTTTTCTCAAACCTAACCTGACTACCTCCCAGGGTATCCCAGCCTGGGGAATGCAAAGGACTTGGAAGTTAGAGAGGCCAGACTCCCCAGAGGTCAAGGTGATAGGGATGGTAGAGAACACAGCATGCTGGGGGAGTATCTTGTTTCCAGTGCACTGAATCTTTTCGGTTCACTTCCCACAGTAGCAGCCTTGGCATGGATGTCCTTCCCTTCCATCAGAACAGAGGCAACTTCAGCTCTGAGCTGGCTCAGCCTTGGGCAAGGGCGTGGGTGTCAATGAGCAAGTCTTCTAAGAATTTCTGAAGGTTATTTTTTCAGCGGCTTGGGGGCAGGGAGTTACAGTTTAATGGGTTAAATGAATACATCTATCATGTCTTCCTCACTGATATTTAGTAGTAATAAAAAGTCTTTCTGAGGTCATCAAACTGCCCCCCCAGCCTTTGCAAGTGCCTAAGAAATTGCCTCTGAAGGTTCCCGCCCACCCCGACCATTATTAGCTCCCTAACATCTTACAAAGTCTTATCAACAGGaataatattattttccatatcagaaaaaaaaaagagttgagcaGCACAGGCAAAAATATATCTGCACTACAATTCTGtcattgccaaaaatatatacatcttcttttctttatttaaaaaaaaaaaaaaaaaaccccaatgacaacaaaaatccaaacagaaacacacacaaaaatgcacACATGCAAAGAGACTGACAGACATGGGCATTAGGGAAAGCTAGAAGCCAGCCCTCAACTCCACCCAGTGCATTTGAAAGGGACACGGGCCTCCATTGCCTCTCTCCCATGTCCCACTTGGACTTCTTGCCAAAGGTCCTGGGCAGATGGGATTCTGCTATGGTGAGAACCACCCACTACACCTCAGGAAGAAGCTGGTGGGTGAGGGGACGGTTGTTAATCAGCTTTTGTGGCTCCCCTCATTGGCCGGGGTTGGAGAATTTGTGAGGCAGGCTGGCTATAAAAGGGAGACTTGCTAAAAGTGGCCCTTGTCCCCACTCCGAATCCCTCATGCCAGTAAAGAAGAACCAACTACCAGTGGGGTCAGAGGGCCCTGGGGGGCCCCTGAGACCAAGTGGGGCCTGGGGGAGGGAAGGCAGGATATTACCCTGATTCAAAGCCCCCCAGTTACTCTCCAATACTGGAGTACTGTTCCAGATTTTGTTAACCATTCATGCCCTAGAAAGGAACCAGAGTTGGTGAGGTGGGGAGGATACAAACAAGAGCTGGGAGCTCCCCACTCTGGCACTGACCATCACTCCTATCCCTGCCCTAGGCTGCCCCAGGTCCAggggaagagacagacagacagacagacaggcaggcagacacacacacacacacacacacacacacacacgcactcacactCTGTGGAGTCAGGCAGCTCCATCTCCCAACCCTCGGCACTCCTCAAGCCAATAGTGCAAACAAGGGGCAGGATGCAAGGGCCTCCTCACACCCCAATCACTGGGGCCCTAAGAGATGCCAGAGGCCTGGGCTGAGTCTAATGCTATCCTGTCCTTCCTCCGCCTCAAATCTGTAGGCTTTTACAAGCTCAGCTTAGGGCCCTTGGCGGGGGAAAGGGAGGATGGGGAGAAACAGTCGAAGGGATCCCTTCTGCCATCTGCCCAGCTTGGGAACAAACTGAAGGTCAAGTGGGGCCAGCCCTTCTTCCATACAGGATTTCCACCCAGGGACAGACCTAACGCCCACCCCTCCACTTCTTACTATTCAAGTGCTGATCCATTTTATGTGGTGGGTCCAACCAGCCCTCCCAACTCATGCTATAGCCCACTTTGCTCTTTTAAGGGGCTCTAAACATTTGCTCTTAGGTAGGCTTAGAACCTGTCCTTCCTCTGGGCCTCTTAACCAGACAGTGCGGAGAAGGAAGGGGCAGGTGGAAGGACTCCCCCTCCTGGTCTCCAGGTCTCCATCCTTGGCACCAGGAGTTCCCTGTACTCTCTGGGTCTCAGCATATGCTCTGGGCCAGGCCCTCCAGTGTCTGGGCCCAGGTGCCTGCTCCAGGGTAGGACATCTCAGGCCAGGGTCTAAGCCCTCCACGTAGGGGTCAGGAGGAGCACTGGTAGAGTTAGCCTTTTTCCTGGTTGGCTGAGGCTCCTTTGTCAGCAgtctgaaaagaaaggaagggaggctgGGAATTTTGGAGGTGTCTGGACCTAATGCCCATTAAGAACATCTTCCTGGGACAAGAAAGCCACTAAAGGTGCAGAAGAGGCAGCGATAGAAGCCTCCGGCAGGGCTCTAGCAGGGCTCTAGCAGATGTTCACCAGGGTCAATGTTGGGGGAGTGGGGAAATTGCAAGCACATGCCAGCCAAGGCCAGCTTCCTGCACCAGACTGTGTCCAGggtatttctctctctcactggcATGACCAGAGGTCATCTTTGTCTAACTGGTCTGCTCAGAAAGGAAATGGCCTTTTCTAATTGGTCTTCCCAGAGGaagaattagaattagaattacTATTAGCCCCTGCTCAGAGTGTTTTTCTGGCTCTGTAGAAAGGCAGGCACCCATGTTCAAACAGAGGCCCTGGGGTCTGGAGCAGGGAACCTGGCTGACTTAGGCATTGCTGCTTCCCCTGCTCATGTATCTGATATGGTCCTTCTGACTTTGTTCATCACTTAGAAGTGAAACAGGTAGGCCCCGACCTCTTACTCACCCCTCCTTTGGGGCCACTGCCACTGCCGTCCGCCCCTGACAGGTTAAGGAAGGGGTTGGTCTGGGCAGTGAGGACTGGAGGTCCgcctgctgctgctactgctgcagCCGCAGCTGCTGCAGCCATGAGACTTGTATTGTTGCCCAGTGAGGGGGCCACCAGGGCTCCGGCGGGCAGCAGGGGTGGGGCTGACGCTGTGGGCAGAAGGCCAGGGGTGCCCGCGGACAATAGTGGGGTAGAGCTTCCTGCCAGCAGACTGGCCATGGGCAGCTGGGAGCCCCCCGCCATCTGCAGCCGCTGCAGCTCCCGCTTCTGCTGGATCTGTTGGATCATCTGGTAGACAACAGTCTGATGCTCCTGCAACGAGGCCAGACTGTCCATTGGCCGAGTCCCTGCTGTCTCTCCCAGATGCCTGCCTGCCTTGTTAGGCCTGGGCCCCACCCCATCACACTGGAACCATAAGGAAGGAGTCAGGAGAAATAGCCAAGGCTCTGTCTCTAACTTGGacctcagtctccccatctgGACAAGAAAATGGTTGCTTATCTTCAGCATCTGTCAACTTGACACTGCTGGTCAAGTGCAAGATATTTAACATCTTTGCCTCCCCTCCCCAATACACACTAAACTAGGTCCTTAGGTGTTACTACCGTCATGAATGCCTCCAGGATTGTATCGCCTCcaattaaaaaacattaaactACATCAAAAGTTTTCAACtctccccattttcttttttgagttatttatttttgttttgaataggCAAAGCATTCTGAATGTTCCAAAAGTCAAAATATTATGTCAAAGTTTACCTTAAGAAATTTTCTTCCTATTCCAGTTCCCACTGGCCCCAACAGCTATTCAGTTGAGTTGGTTTCTTGTCTTTCtattgtttctttatttatttatggcagtactggggtttgaactcagggccttgcatttgcaaagctggcactctaccagttgagccacaccctccagtccattttgctctggttattttagagatggagtttctcaaactatttgctcaggatgGCCTCCAATAGTGATCCTccaagaagctaagattataggcatgagccaccagtgcctggctctagtatttctttatatgaaaatatttatttttcttattttcttgactccttctttttttttttttaaatcatgctgGAAATGGGACCCagagccttgtgtatgctaggctcCTAGCCCaaatcacttatttttaaaaggcaaaaatccCTTTCCTCCAAAGGAAATCTTAGGGAAGCCAAACATAAGACACAGACCAAAAAGAATCAGGTCTGGTTGGGGGTCGTCGCCTGCTCAGGCACCTCTCCCTGGAGTTTCTCTCATGTTGGAACTGAAATGCTCAGTTACTAGACCTGTCACACTTCAGACCCTTTCACTATGATGCAATCTGGGGTCAATCCACTACAGCATCCCTGCCCCAATGCCCAGGGGACCCTGAGAGCAGTCTTATCTCCTTGTACCCCACCAGTCCCACAAGATCAATCTTTGCCTAGCCTGGAGCCTCCTCCCCACTGCCCTCCCTGGCTGGCTGAGATCCTCTGAGGTGGTCCTTCCAGGCAGAGATGGACTCAGGTAGCAGGGAAAGGAGGGACCTTACCGGGGTCAGCTGTGGGGAGGCAAGGAGCTGCTGGAGCTGCTGGAGCTGCTGCTCTTGCTGCTGGAGGAGGTGTCTCTGCTGCTCTGTCAGGCTAAGCAAGGGGATGACACATAGGCTATGGGGGAGGCGCAGGGAAGCCCACTCCAGCTCCCAGACTCCCTTAGACCCAAAGCAAGACCCAAAGGAGAGGCAAGGATGTGCAACATTGACTGAGTGCAGAGGGTGAGGTGGGAGGGACACAGATGAGAGGGAAGAACTGCCCAGAATGAAGACCTGGAGTCCAGGATGGTAAGACAGACTCTTGTCACTAGACTATTCCCATCCAGACACACTCAGGACTCACAGTCCAGGGAGTCCCTGGCAGCCAACAGTACTATATATCCTACAGGGCTGGACATTTTTCCTTTTGGGGTGTTTTGGGGGTCCCTCCCAGAGTCAGCCTCCCCATTCCCTTCCCCAGGGCTGAGTTCTCCCTCACCTGTTCAGGCAACCTGGCAGCTGCAGTGTGGGGGCCCCACCAGCCTGGCTCAAGCCCGCAGGGTTGGGGGCAGCAGCCCCATTCAATCCCCCCAGTAGCCCATTGAGGGGCAGGCCCCCACTGCCTGTCAGCCCCCCCAACAGCCCTTCAGCCATGGGCATGGCCCCCAGCCCGGCTGCCCCAGGTGCCCGGCCCAACCCATTCTGTGGCTGGGgcgggaggggggcaggggcCCCAGGCAGGGCCAAGGGCAGAGTAGCAGGGCTCTGCTGGAGCAGGGGCAGCGGTGGGGGCGTGCTGTGGAAGGACAGTGATGAGCTGCTGCGGCTTGGGCAGCCTGAGTGTGGGTCCtggggagagagggggaagggaggggtcaGAGGGCAGAGGACCAGCTTGACCTTTCTGGCCCCCAGCCCAGCACCCAACAGCATTCTCAAGGAGCACAGCTCTCCCCCTCACACCCCCAGGCACCCTGCGGGGAAGCAACAAGGCCCAAAGATGAAGGCTAAGAATTCAATTTTCCTAAAACACAATTACTGACCACATCTTAGGGCCCAGCACCCCTTGTCATCCTTGCTTTATAACAAGCAATGGTGACTTCCCAGGAACCAGATCTAGGGGTTTGTCCTTGACCTGTGCtactttgtttccattttacGAGTAAAGCCATTGACTCAGGTAAAATAACAATTTAGGGAAGAGCACTACAGCTGGAGTGAGATGCTCAGGTTCAAATCCTATGTCCACAACTCAATGGCCTGGGTAGCCTTGGGTTcaacctctctgtctctgtttacTCACTCATAAACTGGTGGTAATAGTAATACCCATTCCACAAGGTTACTGTGAAGACTAAATAAAGCAATGCTTTAAAAGTTTCAGTGCAAGCTTgcaattaatgttatttttatgatTATGACTACCCAAGTCACAGTTAATAAATGGCAGAGAACAAGAAACCAGTTTGTTTGATTCCAACAATAACCACAAAATAACAATAGCAACTGCTATTCCAACCACCAGCAATTACACAGGGATTATTTTGTGTGAGGCATATAATAAGCCCTTCACAAATACTTCTCAAAGAGGCCTTCCCTAACCACTTTACATCCAAGAAGaatccctcccctcttctctctcataGCCCTCAATTTAGTTCATTTTAGCACTTTTCCTAGTTTATAATTACTTGCCATTTCCCTGGATGTAGCCTATCTTCAGGAGGACTGTGTCATTTTGCTCACTAACTACTTAGCCAATGCCAGACACTAAGCAGGCACCTCACAAATACttgttaaagaaatgaatgaatgcattgaTCAATTGCTCAGCCAATCACTTCACTGCCCAGCCTCCAATATTAGCAGAAGGACCTTGAGTTTCCCagacctcctccctgccccctcctcatAGTGCCTACCTCTGAGGACGTGGACAGAGAGTTGTCCAGGCCAAGGCTGTTCTTGCCCGGAGGGCTCTTGCTGGTGCTCAAGGAGTCACTGC is a window from the Castor canadensis chromosome 11, mCasCan1.hap1v2, whole genome shotgun sequence genome containing:
- the Cisd3 gene encoding CDGSH iron-sulfur domain-containing protein 3, mitochondrial, which encodes MRGVEASLRAVAVRGAWLCQRRDISSWLARWFPKTPAKPVVALKKPIKVELVAGKTYRWCVCGRSKKQPFCDGSHFFQRTGLSPLKFKAQETRTVALCTCKATQKPPYCDGTHNSEQVQKAEVGSAL